One window of Helicobacter winghamensis ATCC BAA-430 genomic DNA carries:
- the moaC gene encoding cyclic pyranopterin monophosphate synthase MoaC, with product MELTHLDKRQNPKMVDVSLKDSTQREAIASGKITMGKEAFGAIKEQRVKKGAVLQTAIIAAIMGAKRTSELIPMCHPLFLSSVKCNITELESENAFILEVRAKTFGQTGVEMEALMGVNIGLLTIYDMVKAIDKTMVLSEICLLEKSGGKSGHFVR from the coding sequence ATGGAACTCACACATTTAGACAAACGCCAAAATCCAAAAATGGTAGATGTTTCTTTAAAAGATTCCACACAGCGAGAAGCAATTGCTAGCGGCAAAATCACAATGGGCAAAGAAGCCTTTGGCGCAATAAAAGAACAAAGAGTAAAAAAGGGAGCAGTGCTACAAACAGCAATCATCGCTGCAATTATGGGAGCAAAACGAACTTCAGAGTTAATCCCTATGTGCCATCCGCTTTTTTTAAGTAGCGTTAAATGTAACATTACCGAACTTGAAAGCGAAAACGCCTTTATTTTAGAAGTGCGTGCTAAAACCTTTGGACAAACAGGCGTAGAAATGGAAGCATTAATGGGAGTTAATATTGGACTTCTAACCATTTATGATATGGTTAAAGCCATTGACAAAACAATGGTTTTAAGCGAAATTTGCTTGCTAGAAAAAAGTGGTGGCAAAAGTGGGCATTTTGTGCGATAA
- a CDS encoding Cj0069 family protein, with product MKKNIVFFEAVGGSDKGADGHRKDTMPMVNALKAKGWNAEVVFFSDDILRNENERNKIYERVRESADGYVSRVNPGNLKEEKLYFEVLRKLCADGLVGMPHPDAMIGYGAKDALTKLADTPLVPDDTYAYYDIETFKKTFPKSLAKGERVLKQNRGSTGEGIWRVRLAEGSYNTCDSLPLDTKIICTEAKDNHSEERKLGEFMDFCEQYIIGDNGMLVDMTFLPRIKEGEIRILMLYKTPVYVVHKKPAEGGDAFSATLFSGAKYRYDEPKEWQGLVDWFLGQLPSIKSKLGNYDLPLIWTADFILDTDEKGADRYILGEINCSCVGFTSPEEYMAKIAVMVGDNIIDIVSEKKA from the coding sequence ATGAAAAAGAATATTGTTTTCTTTGAAGCAGTTGGTGGAAGTGATAAAGGTGCAGATGGACACAGAAAAGACACAATGCCTATGGTAAATGCGCTAAAAGCTAAGGGTTGGAATGCAGAAGTTGTGTTTTTTAGCGACGATATTTTACGCAATGAAAATGAGCGCAATAAAATTTATGAACGCGTTAGGGAGAGTGCAGATGGTTATGTTTCACGCGTAAATCCGGGCAACTTAAAAGAAGAAAAACTTTACTTTGAAGTATTGCGCAAACTTTGTGCAGATGGACTTGTAGGTATGCCTCATCCTGATGCAATGATTGGCTATGGCGCAAAAGACGCTTTAACAAAGCTTGCAGATACTCCACTTGTCCCAGATGATACTTATGCGTATTATGATATTGAGACTTTTAAAAAGACTTTCCCAAAAAGCCTAGCAAAAGGCGAGAGAGTGCTAAAGCAAAATCGCGGCTCCACAGGGGAAGGGATTTGGCGTGTGAGATTAGCAGAAGGTTCTTATAATACTTGCGATTCTTTACCACTTGATACAAAAATCATTTGCACAGAAGCCAAGGATAATCATAGCGAAGAGCGCAAACTTGGAGAGTTTATGGACTTTTGCGAGCAATACATCATTGGCGATAATGGAATGCTTGTAGATATGACTTTCTTGCCACGCATTAAAGAGGGCGAAATTAGAATTCTAATGCTTTATAAAACACCCGTTTATGTTGTGCATAAAAAGCCAGCTGAAGGGGGCGATGCCTTTTCTGCAACTCTCTTTAGTGGCGCAAAATATCGCTATGATGAGCCAAAAGAGTGGCAAGGGCTTGTGGATTGGTTCTTAGGACAACTTCCTTCTATTAAATCCAAGCTTGGAAACTATGATTTACCACTAATTTGGACAGCAGACTTTATCCTAGACACTGATGAAAAAGGCGCAGACCGCTATATTCTAGGAGAAATCAACTGCTCTTGCGTTGGCTTTACAAGCCCAGAAGAATATATGGCAAAAATTGCTGTAATGGTAGGTGATAATATTATTGATATTGTCAGTGAAAAAAAGGCATAA
- a CDS encoding YqaE/Pmp3 family membrane protein has product MRLLICIFVPWIGFFTIGRPIAGLICFLLQITLIGWLPASIWAVYSLGQYKTDKKIQEALKQKQGD; this is encoded by the coding sequence ATGCGTCTTTTAATTTGTATTTTTGTCCCTTGGATAGGATTTTTTACCATAGGACGACCTATTGCTGGACTTATTTGCTTTTTGTTGCAAATTACACTAATTGGTTGGCTTCCAGCTTCAATTTGGGCTGTTTATTCTCTAGGACAATACAAAACAGATAAAAAAATTCAAGAAGCATTAAAGCAAAAACAAGGAGATTAG
- a CDS encoding outer membrane protein assembly factor BamE, whose protein sequence is MLKFISSVAIALLLSACAYKTGVEVTQETLNKVQVHKTTKSQVESIVGYPTKKQTLGKNEIWYYDFTSISHNPFGGNIDEATVIEFNTKGVVTKKYKTKSAGGNPLLK, encoded by the coding sequence ATGTTAAAATTTATATCAAGTGTTGCAATAGCATTACTTTTAAGCGCGTGTGCATATAAAACAGGTGTAGAAGTTACTCAAGAAACACTCAATAAAGTGCAAGTGCATAAAACAACAAAAAGCCAAGTAGAAAGCATTGTAGGATACCCAACAAAAAAACAGACTTTAGGTAAAAATGAAATTTGGTATTATGATTTTACTTCTATTAGCCACAATCCATTTGGAGGAAATATTGATGAAGCAACAGTGATTGAATTCAACACAAAAGGCGTAGTAACCAAAAAATATAAAACAAAAAGCGCAGGTGGAAATCCTTTGCTTAAGTAG
- a CDS encoding pseudouridine synthase: MRLNQYIAHHSKFSRREADRLIKEGKVTINKEVVSDFSYQVDKNTKVYLNGKCLREQDQYSVIVYNKPKGELVSKRDDRGRRVIYDSLPKRFSHFKPVGRLDFASEGLLLLSDSVKVVRSLMESELERVYLLKLSGLIKDSVFDAMESGITLEDASAGGHSKSKIKAMEFAPFVGYTCIKNTPKYSKIKVILKEGKNRELRRFFAHFGLEVLDLKRIAYGFVHLNNLPSGKVRFLERGEYNKLHDFLKGFKQDSLSKRWLST, from the coding sequence ATGCGATTAAATCAATACATAGCACACCACTCAAAATTTTCAAGGCGTGAAGCTGATAGGCTTATTAAAGAAGGCAAGGTAACTATCAATAAGGAAGTTGTTAGTGATTTTTCCTATCAAGTGGATAAAAATACAAAGGTTTATCTTAATGGTAAATGTTTAAGAGAACAAGATCAATACTCTGTGATTGTTTATAATAAGCCTAAGGGTGAGCTTGTGAGTAAGCGCGATGATAGGGGGCGCAGAGTGATTTATGATTCCTTGCCAAAGCGATTTTCGCATTTTAAGCCTGTTGGGAGATTGGATTTTGCAAGTGAGGGGCTTTTGTTGCTTAGTGATAGCGTTAAGGTTGTGCGCTCTTTAATGGAGAGTGAGCTAGAGCGCGTGTATTTGCTAAAGTTATCAGGGCTTATTAAGGATAGCGTTTTTGATGCAATGGAGAGTGGGATTACATTAGAAGATGCAAGTGCTGGGGGGCATAGCAAAAGCAAGATTAAAGCAATGGAATTTGCGCCATTTGTGGGTTATACTTGCATTAAAAACACACCTAAATATTCTAAGATTAAGGTGATTCTTAAAGAAGGTAAAAATAGAGAGCTAAGAAGATTTTTTGCGCATTTTGGCTTGGAAGTGCTAGATTTAAAGCGTATTGCGTATGGTTTTGTGCATTTAAATAATCTGCCAAGTGGGAAAGTTAGGTTTTTAGAAAGGGGAGAGTATAATAAATTGCACGATTTTTTAAAGGGTTTCAAGCAAGATAGCCTATCAAAAAGATGGCTATCTACTTAA